The stretch of DNA CTGACGACAACCATGCACCACCTGTCTCCTCTGTCCCGAAGGCCTACGCTATCTCTAACGTATTCAGAGGGATGTCAAGACCTGGTAAGGTTCTTCGCGTTGCTTCGAATTAAACCACATACTCCACTGCTTGTGCGGGTCCCCGTCAATTCCTTTGAGTTTCAGTCTTGCGACCGTACTCCCCAGGCGGAGTGCTTACTGTGTTAACTTCGGCACCAAGGGTATCGAAACCCCTAACACCTAGCACTCATCGTTTACGGCGTGGACTACCAGGGTATCTAATCCTGTTTGCTCCCCACGCTTTCGCGCCTCAGCGTCAGTTACAGCCCAGAAAGTCGCCTTCGCCACTGGTGTTCCTCCACATCTCTACGCATTTCACCGCTACACGTGGAATTCCACTTTCCTCTTCTGCACTCAAGCTGCCCAGTTTCCAGTGCGACCACAGGTTGAGCCCATGGTTTAAACACCAGACTTAAACAGCCGCCTGCGCGCGCTTTACGCCCAATAATTCCGGACAACGCTTGCCCCCTACGTATTACCGCGGCTGCTGGCACGTAGTTAGCCGGGGCTTTCTTCTCAGGTACCGTCACTCTTGTAGCAGTTACTCTACAAGACGTTCTTCCCTGGCAACAGAGCTTTACGATCCGAAAACCTTCATCACTCACGCGGCGTTGCTCCGTCAGGCTTTCGCCCATTGCGGAAGATTCCCTACTGCTGCCTCCCGTAGGAGTCTGGGCCGTGTCTCAGTCCCAGTGTGGCCGTTCACCCTCTCAGGTCGGCTACGCATCGTCGCCTTGGTGAGCCGTTACCCCACCAACTAGCTAATGCGCCGCAGGCCCATCCCTTGACAGCAGATTGCTCCGCCTTTCAGCCTCCCAGCAGGTGCCAAGAGGAATTATCCGGTATTAGCTACCGTTTCCGGTAGTTATCCCAGTTCAAGGGGCAGGTTGCCTACGTGTTACTCACCCGTCCGCCGCTAAGTATTTTTGAGAGCAAGCTCTCAAAAATACTCCGCTCGACTTGCATGTATTAGGCACGCCGCCAGCGTTCGTCCTGAGCCAGGATCAAACTCTCCAATAAGGTTTTTTCGTGCGGTTACTCCCTCGAATCACTCCAAGAAAATAACCATCCGAAAAGTCTATCGATAGAGCGATTAGCTCATTTTGAAACTGACGATTCATTCACATGAATCATTTAAATTAACGCGTTCCATTTGTTCAGTTTTCAAAGAACTTGCACCCGGCATTTTGAACATTCCGTCTCATGCACAGGAATTATAGAATAACACGCTACATTACTTTCGTCAACTCTTTTTTCAATTGTGACTTTTAACTTCATCACAACCTCGCGAGCGACAAGAAATAATATATCATGCCTATCTCCAACTTGCAACACTTTTTTTAAAATAAATTATTTATCTATTACGCAAAGGTATTAATCGGTCTATACCTCATAGTTTTTGTGGAATGTTCATTGCAGTGAAGCAGTAAAACGAGTTATCGTAATTAATATCCATTTCCCGGCTTAATATAGAAAGGAGCTGTTATGAGAAATCAAACGTCTACAATATCGCAGGTAAATGTGGCGGCGGGAGAGCAGCGCAATCTTCAGCAGGCCACGATCTATCGGATTCTGCTGGCCGTCGGTTTCGTCCATTTGTTCAACGATTCCATTCAGGCGGTTATCCCGGCTATTTTTCCTATCCTTAAGAGTAATATGCTGCTCTCCTTCGCCCAAATCGGATGGATAGCGTTTGCGCTCAACATTACGTCCTCGGTTATTCAGCCGGTCATCGGCTACGCCGCAGACCGCCATCCGCGTCCGATCCTGCTTCCGCTCGGGATGGGCAGCACTTTAACGGGTGTTCTGCTGCTGGCCTACGCCAATAATTATGCCCTGGTGCTGATCTCCGTCATTCTGATCGGGTTCGGCTCAGCGACCTTCCATCCCGAAGGCATGCGTGTGGCGCATATGGCTGCCGGTCTGAAAAAAGGGTTGTCCCAATCCATCTTCCAGGTAGGAGGCAATGCAGGACAGTCCCTTGGTCCGCTGCTGATGAAGTGGATTTTTATCCCGTTCGGGCAGATTGGCGCTTTAGGCTTTACAATTATTGCGGCCGCCGGTGTCGTGGTGCAGACCTATGTGGCCCGGTGGTACCGGGAGATGCTGGATGCCGGCTATACGTTCAGCAAAAAAACCGTGTCCCGCGCAATGGATCCCGCCAGAAGGAAAAGCATTTTGAGGGCAGTGATTATTCTGGTCTTAATCGTTTTTGTGCGCTCATGGTATGGTCAAGCCATCGGAAGCTACTATACGTTCTATTTAATGGAGAAATACGGTCTGGTGCTGGACAGTGCTCAGAATTATATTTTTATGTACTTGGCTGCCGGAGCTCTTGGCACTCTCTTCGGCGGCCCGCTTGCCGACCGGTTCGGACGGCGAAATCTGATCCTGTTCTCCATGGTCGGAACCGTACCATTTGCGCTGGCACTTCCGTTTGTAAATCAATTTTGGGCAGGTGTGCTGCTGCTCATAGGCGGATTTGTCCTGCTGTCCAGCTTCTCGGTAACCGTTATTTATGCGCAAATGCTGTATCCCGGCAATATCGGCACCGTCTCCGGGCTTATTACCGGACTGGCTTTCGGTCTCGGAGGGATCGGCTCGCTGTTCATCGGTCATATGATCGATATGGTCGGCATCACCCGTGTCTTCACTGCCTGCGGCTTCCTGCCGCTTCTCGGCCTACTCGCCCTGCTTCTCCCAGGGGACCGGAAACTGGAAGAATGGGCGGCAGAGTGATCCATGGAAACTGAACCGTCCGCAAAAGTCTCATCGCTTCCTTTTTCACAGGGAGGATGAGCTTTTTTCATAATTGATGTCCCGGGAAAGGAGAGGGGGGGCATGAAAATGGAGCATATCGAGGCTTATCGCCGCGTCTGTTGCAGGACCGATTCCATAACCCTGGCAAATAAGGCTGCCGCTGCTCCGCTGCCTGCGGTCATATAGTTATCCCGGTCGGTTCGGTCAAACCCCATCCACACGGCAGCCGTCCATTCCGGGGTATAGCCGACAAACCAGATGTCACGGTTGGCCTTACGATCGGTTCCAGGCAGATCCAGCTCCGTTGTGCCGGTCTTTCCGGCGACCGGTCTGTTCATTTGCGCTCTTATACCTGTGCCTTCCTGGACGACAGTCCGCAGCATGGTGGTCATTTCTCCAGCTGTCCGCGCCGAAATCACCCGGGAAGCGGCCGGAACATGCTCATACAGCACGGTTCCGTGACGGTCTGTAATTCTGCGTACGGTATGTGCTTCCCGGTAGGTGCCGCCGCTTGCGAACACACTATAGGCTTGGGCCATCTTCAGCGGGGATACCCCTTTATGCAGGCCGCCAAGCGCTATCGACAGGTTATTGTCCTCGCCGGTTAGCTCAATACCAAGCTTGGAAGCAAATTGACGCGCATAAGCCAGGCCCGTCTGCCTTAGCAGCCATACTGCCGGGGCGTTGGCGGACTTTTGAAGCGCCGCACTCATCGTTAATTGTCCCGTATAGGCGTTGTTAATATTTTCGGGCCGATAGCTTCCGTAAGCGTACGGACGGTCGGGCAGCACGCTGTCAGGTGTAAACCTCCCGCTCTCCAGCGCGGGTCCGTAAACGATAATCGGCTTAAAGGCGGAGCCGGGTTGGCGGGCGTCAAGAATGGCCCGGTTCAGATCTCCTTCGCGAGGATTGCGTCCGCCCATCATGGCGACGATCTCGCCGTTATGATGGTTCACAATGACCATGGCAGCTTCCGCTTTGCGGTTCTTACCATCCGGCGGAAAGGCCTCCTTCCTCAAAAAGGCCTTCTCCAGCGCAGACTGAGCTCCTTTATTTATCGCGGTTTCAATGAGAT from Paenibacillus sophorae encodes:
- a CDS encoding MFS transporter, which translates into the protein MRNQTSTISQVNVAAGEQRNLQQATIYRILLAVGFVHLFNDSIQAVIPAIFPILKSNMLLSFAQIGWIAFALNITSSVIQPVIGYAADRHPRPILLPLGMGSTLTGVLLLAYANNYALVLISVILIGFGSATFHPEGMRVAHMAAGLKKGLSQSIFQVGGNAGQSLGPLLMKWIFIPFGQIGALGFTIIAAAGVVVQTYVARWYREMLDAGYTFSKKTVSRAMDPARRKSILRAVIILVLIVFVRSWYGQAIGSYYTFYLMEKYGLVLDSAQNYIFMYLAAGALGTLFGGPLADRFGRRNLILFSMVGTVPFALALPFVNQFWAGVLLLIGGFVLLSSFSVTVIYAQMLYPGNIGTVSGLITGLAFGLGGIGSLFIGHMIDMVGITRVFTACGFLPLLGLLALLLPGDRKLEEWAAE
- a CDS encoding transglycosylase domain-containing protein, whose translation is MKKIFAVRRGMRFPRNHGIQGRRADVLRFLCRLFDAGVLAAMLGLIALFYMREYGEFAVHRHQDILILPESSVIAASDGTTVRKIPLPGSGYRQAAKLQEMPELLIKAFVAVEDRRFYDHNGLDYKGILRAFVNNSARMRLSEGGSSITQQLARNLYLNRDRTMLRKLNEASIAVALEKRLSKNEIMELYLNQIYMGRGQYGVKSAAERYFGVSDLKRLEIWQIAILAGIPKGPSVYNPVDNAEKSLDRRRLVLGIMLREGLITVSEMREAAGRKYEPPGEAEAEPSAVSYMEASLREASRVTGISTEKLRTGGYLIETAINKGAQSALEKAFLRKEAFPPDGKNRKAEAAMVIVNHHNGEIVAMMGGRNPREGDLNRAILDARQPGSAFKPIIVYGPALESGRFTPDSVLPDRPYAYGSYRPENINNAYTGQLTMSAALQKSANAPAVWLLRQTGLAYARQFASKLGIELTGEDNNLSIALGGLHKGVSPLKMAQAYSVFASGGTYREAHTVRRITDRHGTVLYEHVPAASRVISARTAGEMTTMLRTVVQEGTGIRAQMNRPVAGKTGTTELDLPGTDRKANRDIWFVGYTPEWTAAVWMGFDRTDRDNYMTAGSGAAAALFARVMESVLQQTRR